A stretch of Lentisphaera araneosa HTCC2155 DNA encodes these proteins:
- a CDS encoding extracellular solute-binding protein, whose product MSSRRILQISRFDQILNDFRDRVVLLEFAVGSKVPSERHLAEEYNCSQATMNKVISTLISENLLERTERRGAFVKRPKESEIKFMGWMASEKSGVEVWGHLLDDFQKTQNNLKIDAQTLHYSEIQEELTLAAGRGEAPDLAQVSRNWTGHLASLGLLEPLEDKLSQSIVQDHLTWAEDKKHSKEELYSIDFSLVPMLLYVNCDILEQCGLSSDVEPQNLAEFIQLIEVVNKAACKNDQGQDCHGFLAPKLSDEVTGQWFLPWLYAAGGNFFNARGEIAIGAQEARETLISYKKCLKNSPDKLSIWDVRQLFEQGRSAFIIDGPRGEDFFKNSKMKIKVISLPKDVQGKSSSLNANHALSLFAQSENQLMGSKLIDTILNDSHLAELNYREQGYLPPRRSLLENELYQEPFAQLVLQEALEGRRSSSYLPCYQLAIGLLGHAISRALNGQAKLENVLEETAANIEYIMNHTKGSI is encoded by the coding sequence ATGTCGAGTAGAAGAATATTACAAATCAGCAGATTTGATCAAATCTTGAATGATTTTCGCGATAGAGTTGTATTACTTGAGTTTGCAGTCGGCTCAAAAGTGCCAAGTGAGAGACACTTAGCAGAAGAGTATAATTGCTCACAGGCAACAATGAATAAAGTGATTTCCACCTTGATCTCAGAGAATTTGTTAGAGCGTACTGAAAGAAGGGGTGCTTTTGTAAAAAGACCCAAAGAGAGTGAAATTAAATTTATGGGCTGGATGGCTTCGGAAAAATCTGGAGTTGAAGTTTGGGGTCACCTTTTAGATGATTTTCAGAAAACTCAAAACAATTTGAAAATCGATGCTCAGACCTTGCATTACAGTGAGATACAAGAAGAATTGACTCTCGCTGCTGGCAGGGGAGAAGCTCCGGATTTAGCTCAGGTATCACGCAACTGGACGGGGCATCTTGCTAGTTTAGGGCTACTCGAACCCTTAGAAGACAAGTTATCGCAAAGTATTGTGCAAGACCACTTAACATGGGCTGAAGATAAAAAGCATTCTAAAGAAGAATTATATTCTATTGATTTTAGCCTGGTGCCGATGCTCTTGTATGTTAATTGCGATATTCTCGAACAATGTGGTTTGTCTAGCGATGTCGAGCCTCAAAATTTAGCAGAATTCATTCAATTAATTGAAGTAGTTAATAAAGCGGCTTGCAAAAATGATCAAGGCCAAGATTGCCATGGTTTTTTAGCGCCCAAACTTAGCGATGAAGTCACGGGTCAATGGTTCTTGCCTTGGCTGTATGCGGCGGGAGGAAACTTTTTCAATGCCAGGGGCGAGATTGCTATTGGTGCTCAAGAAGCGAGGGAGACTTTGATTAGTTATAAAAAATGTCTTAAAAACTCACCAGATAAACTCTCCATTTGGGATGTTCGCCAACTCTTTGAGCAAGGTCGTTCAGCGTTCATCATTGATGGGCCGAGAGGAGAAGATTTCTTTAAAAATAGCAAGATGAAAATTAAGGTTATTAGCTTGCCAAAAGATGTGCAAGGTAAGTCTTCGTCTTTAAATGCGAATCATGCATTAAGTCTATTTGCGCAGTCCGAGAACCAGTTGATGGGAAGTAAACTCATTGATACGATTCTCAATGATAGCCACCTTGCAGAACTCAATTATCGAGAGCAGGGTTATCTACCCCCTCGCCGTAGTTTATTAGAAAATGAACTTTATCAAGAGCCCTTTGCCCAACTCGTCTTACAAGAAGCACTTGAGGGACGTCGATCTTCGTCCTACCTCCCTTGTTATCAATTGGCGATAGGTCTTTTGGGACACGCTATTAGTCGTGCGCTCAATGGTCAGGCAAAGCTAGAGAATGTACTCGAAGAAACGGCGGCAAATATTGAATATATCATGAATCATACTAAAGGCTCAATCTAA